In one window of Brevibacillus laterosporus DNA:
- a CDS encoding helix-turn-helix domain-containing protein — MENKFAERFKALRELKGWTQQEAAEALGITRPTIAGYESKSKFRVPREENLIHIANEFGVSVDYLLGRTDEPQSNKNTWDILLENNSFTPEEIQMIKKFRSLPKEKQNAIREHIRTS, encoded by the coding sequence ATGGAGAATAAGTTTGCTGAACGTTTCAAAGCCCTACGTGAACTCAAGGGCTGGACTCAACAAGAGGCTGCTGAGGCTTTGGGCATTACAAGACCAACTATAGCGGGATATGAATCTAAATCAAAATTCAGGGTTCCGAGAGAAGAAAACCTGATCCATATCGCAAACGAATTTGGAGTTTCTGTGGATTATCTGCTTGGGAGAACGGACGAGCCACAATCTAACAAAAATACTTGGGATATCCTATTAGAAAATAACTCATTCACTCCAGAAGAAATACAGATGATTAAAAAATTCCGTTCCCTCCCAAAAGAAAAACAAAACGCAATTCGAGAACACATTAGAACCTCTTAG
- a CDS encoding XRE family transcriptional regulator — translation MVHIVSSFQIFVISYYSVTDKSLADGRKFSLWKKLCHQKTGDGAFRFQKGRFFVSSGTLGQLIHTYRKKCGKSIADIKKETNISEKALRRLESDLTNHPKLETVEKVAKSLVIPFTEIVGKVVPIQKNQECVKEILIRVLPEASKSLLTEVVHQYVTLGQDVRKGLIDVLNIAEETNSISSAEKLYSVLGKHAMSYQECDIMAAAMFEEYLIARDKDMSNSYYLGKRLIEVSNFLTEENRVIAYYKVGVHALIIKKPYESNEFLGKIVLDSTIRDTVFKEKAYHAFYNNLIDIGDIDRADQFLEEYALKFNKYESSYYKIDKAIVYARRNDVGRAIPLLEKYLEDYEFHHNTIVAINELMQLYIKSNNMHEARKLYCFEEIVNKILESKNLKGPFNELYYGLYLRNKGRVEFLLGEVKNSVKALLGSMRIFAQLGLQQEFLESMELLYKLNATQVTGLYASGKSMIGIDSQLIITDLLNMVIQKGKRGL, via the coding sequence TTGGTACATATTGTATCGAGTTTTCAAATTTTTGTCATTAGTTATTATTCAGTTACTGACAAAAGTTTAGCTGATGGACGAAAGTTTTCCTTATGGAAAAAGCTCTGTCACCAGAAAACCGGTGATGGAGCTTTTCGTTTTCAGAAGGGGAGATTTTTTGTGAGTAGTGGTACCTTAGGTCAGTTAATTCACACCTACCGAAAGAAATGTGGCAAGTCTATAGCGGATATAAAAAAAGAAACAAACATCTCGGAAAAAGCTTTACGCAGGCTAGAAAGTGATCTGACAAACCACCCTAAACTTGAAACAGTCGAAAAAGTAGCGAAATCATTAGTTATTCCGTTTACCGAAATTGTTGGAAAAGTTGTACCGATTCAAAAAAATCAAGAATGTGTAAAAGAAATACTGATTCGAGTTTTACCTGAAGCATCTAAGAGTCTTTTAACCGAAGTTGTACATCAATACGTGACATTAGGACAGGATGTACGAAAAGGGTTAATTGATGTCTTAAATATTGCGGAGGAAACCAACTCTATTAGTAGTGCTGAAAAACTATATTCGGTTTTAGGGAAACATGCAATGAGTTATCAGGAATGCGATATCATGGCAGCCGCCATGTTTGAGGAATATCTCATTGCACGTGATAAGGATATGTCCAATAGCTATTACCTAGGGAAGCGATTGATTGAAGTTTCGAATTTCTTAACGGAAGAAAATCGTGTAATAGCGTACTATAAAGTTGGGGTACATGCTTTAATCATAAAAAAACCTTATGAAAGTAATGAATTTCTAGGAAAGATAGTTCTAGATAGCACTATTAGAGATACAGTTTTTAAGGAAAAAGCTTACCATGCATTTTATAATAATTTAATAGATATCGGGGACATTGATAGAGCAGATCAATTTCTGGAGGAGTACGCTTTAAAATTTAATAAGTATGAAAGCTCTTACTACAAAATAGATAAAGCAATTGTTTATGCAAGAAGAAATGATGTGGGTCGAGCTATACCTTTACTAGAAAAATATTTAGAGGACTATGAGTTTCATCATAATACGATTGTTGCTATTAATGAGCTAATGCAGTTATATATTAAGAGCAACAATATGCACGAGGCTAGAAAACTGTACTGCTTTGAAGAGATAGTTAATAAAATTTTAGAGAGTAAGAACCTTAAAGGACCTTTTAACGAACTGTATTATGGTTTATACTTACGTAATAAGGGGAGAGTGGAGTTTTTACTAGGTGAAGTAAAAAATTCTGTAAAAGCTCTCTTGGGAAGTATGCGTATCTTTGCACAATTAGGCTTGCAACAAGAGTTTTTGGAAAGTATGGAATTGTTGTACAAACTTAATGCAACTCAAGTTACAGGTTTGTATGCTTCTGGCAAGAGTATGATAGGTATTGATTCTCAACTTATTATTACAGATTTATTGAACATGGTTATTCAAAAAGGAAAGAGGGGTTTGTAA
- a CDS encoding accessory regulator AgrB has product MIEKISKKIATLINKANPAQTSSVAVLTYSISVTINFLVVLIFSILLGYLFGRLAETIIALFSFMLLRAFSGGYHLKSLDGCAVVTVGIMSIIPHIPMTSIVNTVLTAISGLLVLLLAPNNVYDGVKVPREKHLLLKVISFLIVCSNFLFISPILSLSFFVQSILLIPKRR; this is encoded by the coding sequence ATGATTGAAAAAATTTCAAAGAAAATCGCTACTCTAATTAATAAAGCAAATCCTGCTCAAACAAGTAGCGTCGCTGTATTAACCTATTCTATATCTGTGACCATCAATTTTTTGGTGGTCTTGATATTTTCAATTTTGCTTGGGTATTTATTTGGGAGATTGGCTGAAACAATAATAGCCTTGTTTTCGTTTATGTTGCTGAGAGCGTTTTCAGGTGGATACCATCTAAAGTCATTAGATGGGTGTGCAGTGGTTACAGTAGGTATCATGTCGATTATTCCTCACATTCCCATGACCTCTATAGTCAATACTGTATTAACTGCTATTTCAGGACTCCTAGTATTGCTACTAGCTCCTAACAACGTCTACGACGGAGTGAAAGTGCCAAGGGAGAAACATTTATTACTCAAGGTGATCTCATTTCTAATTGTTTGCTCTAATTTTTTATTTATTTCTCCGATATTATCATTGTCGTTCTTTGTTCAATCTATTTTATTAATCCCTAAAAGGAGGTGA
- a CDS encoding DUF4352 domain-containing protein, translating into MIVHKLGMVSVIAVMSCSLFMSGCGTEVSKTGSGAVLATEEKATEAKEEAEPALAKLNEKVAVGKFEVVAKKTSTAKQVGNEFMNKKPQGTYILIDLEVKNVDKEARMIDSSMFNLVDADGTTYDPDPEANLYANQQNNFFLANVNPKLSAKGQVVFDMPADAKGLKLKVASGVAFAAGETVLIDLQPAKKK; encoded by the coding sequence TTGATAGTTCACAAGTTAGGGATGGTTTCAGTAATAGCAGTCATGTCTTGTTCTTTATTTATGTCAGGTTGCGGAACTGAAGTTAGCAAGACAGGCTCTGGTGCTGTATTAGCCACTGAAGAGAAGGCTACGGAGGCAAAGGAAGAGGCAGAACCTGCATTGGCGAAATTAAATGAAAAAGTGGCTGTAGGGAAATTTGAAGTAGTTGCAAAAAAAACTAGCACTGCTAAGCAAGTTGGTAATGAATTTATGAACAAAAAACCTCAAGGTACATACATTTTGATTGATTTAGAAGTAAAAAACGTGGATAAAGAAGCGCGTATGATTGATTCTTCAATGTTTAATCTAGTTGATGCAGATGGAACTACTTATGATCCAGATCCAGAGGCTAACCTTTATGCGAATCAACAAAATAACTTCTTTCTAGCAAATGTAAACCCTAAGCTATCTGCTAAAGGACAAGTGGTGTTTGATATGCCGGCGGATGCTAAGGGATTGAAATTGAAAGTAGCAAGCGGGGTAGCATTTGCGGCTGGGGAGACTGTTCTGATCGATCTACAACCTGCTAAGAAAAAATAA
- a CDS encoding putative holin-like toxin: MVSVVDAINLAINFGVFTLTLIGVVVAILTLIKKK, from the coding sequence ATGGTGTCAGTCGTTGATGCAATTAACCTAGCAATTAACTTCGGAGTGTTTACATTAACGCTTATAGGCGTGGTCGTTGCTATTCTGACACTGATCAAAAAGAAATAG
- a CDS encoding cell division GTPase, giving the protein MSKITIDNVWDLESFVKQKGADLGIKFGFIGIGQGGGKIVDTFAGIRNPINNEPAYPVLCLNTNMGDLKSLKNVDKNNRVSLKGKEFERGAGMDPSKGKLAVQANGQIVFNEINRVLKDADVIVVAASLGGGTGTGAINMVIDVVADFVGKPVMAIVSLPNPHIDENLNAYYALKELTPKLQEMRKDKQGNTYRVLENLTIIDNKKLIEDHLADTDLDSSISWDQYSNYKVASILHEWNVSTTLESDKTLDAEDFRNKLLCNGGVLTYAKKRINLQENALKSENDLINEIVSTYREKNVLANGFNYSKDARAFGLHVVMPKSKEDLLNINTLEKINKRIQEELPGVPVYYGKSTWDSKHALVYTLVSLQGLPERARKLEEESQQLVKEQQERESKSSGFDLGGELSLPNPFKTTTRSRSVSDVPANPFASRDEVASTTDDDEPFNPFMIKT; this is encoded by the coding sequence ATGAGTAAAATTACAATTGATAATGTATGGGATTTGGAAAGCTTCGTTAAACAAAAGGGGGCCGACCTTGGAATTAAGTTTGGTTTTATCGGGATTGGCCAAGGTGGCGGGAAGATTGTAGATACCTTCGCTGGCATCCGTAACCCAATTAATAACGAACCAGCGTATCCTGTGCTTTGCCTTAATACAAACATGGGTGATTTAAAATCTTTAAAGAATGTAGATAAAAACAACCGCGTCTCATTAAAAGGGAAAGAATTCGAACGTGGCGCTGGTATGGACCCAAGTAAAGGGAAGTTAGCCGTACAAGCGAATGGTCAAATTGTGTTTAATGAAATTAATCGAGTTTTGAAGGATGCTGATGTAATCGTAGTGGCTGCCTCTTTAGGCGGGGGGACCGGTACAGGAGCTATAAATATGGTTATTGACGTAGTGGCGGACTTCGTAGGAAAGCCAGTTATGGCTATTGTATCACTACCAAATCCGCACATTGACGAGAATCTTAATGCATACTATGCGCTTAAAGAACTTACACCTAAACTCCAAGAAATGAGAAAAGATAAGCAGGGGAATACTTATCGAGTTCTAGAGAACCTTACGATTATTGATAATAAAAAACTAATTGAGGATCACCTAGCTGATACTGATTTGGATAGTAGTATCTCATGGGACCAATATTCCAATTACAAGGTTGCAAGTATCCTCCATGAATGGAATGTATCAACGACGCTAGAATCTGACAAAACATTAGACGCAGAGGATTTTAGAAACAAATTATTATGTAACGGTGGTGTACTTACTTACGCAAAGAAGCGAATCAATCTGCAAGAGAATGCTTTGAAGAGCGAGAATGATTTAATTAACGAAATCGTATCCACATACCGTGAGAAAAACGTATTGGCAAATGGTTTTAATTATTCAAAAGATGCTCGCGCATTTGGGCTTCATGTAGTTATGCCAAAAAGTAAAGAAGATTTGTTAAACATAAATACATTAGAAAAAATCAATAAGCGTATTCAGGAAGAGCTACCTGGTGTCCCAGTGTATTACGGTAAATCTACATGGGACTCTAAGCATGCACTTGTGTATACTCTAGTAAGTTTGCAAGGATTGCCTGAACGAGCGAGAAAATTGGAAGAAGAATCACAACAACTAGTCAAGGAACAGCAAGAACGTGAGAGTAAATCATCTGGTTTTGATCTCGGTGGGGAACTGAGTTTACCAAACCCGTTCAAAACTACTACGAGATCAAGAAGTGTTTCGGATGTCCCTGCGAACCCGTTTGCTTCTCGCGATGAAGTAGCTAGTACCACAGATGATGACGAACCTTTTAATCCATTTATGATTAAAACGTAA
- a CDS encoding GIY-YIG nuclease family protein, whose product MIPLDAIESLEVFEKEMHKRISDLYRLFPLHVKMSLDEEEAISKSKGVTERYLRYRNCEVLFKVMPYSDYMVSKYFQLSERANKRLEQYELMQKGYKRLVEILEWKFDILKRSLSEVEKDKLFYAECLLLNTSLARELSKLENLDSPSGYIYLIKEKQTYTYKIGRSSNIKNRLDVFGVKLPFEWDIVAIYKVDNATETESQLHVQFKEKRKMGEWFQLDSHDLMKFYAFFSKTSVEEPLQSYASFEKILEEQELKFRQELNADINETDISKLKDRILEVINQQPNQL is encoded by the coding sequence ATGATTCCTCTGGATGCTATTGAGAGTTTGGAAGTTTTTGAGAAGGAAATGCATAAACGGATTTCAGATTTGTATAGGCTATTTCCTTTGCATGTAAAAATGTCATTAGATGAAGAAGAAGCAATAAGTAAATCAAAGGGTGTTACGGAACGCTATCTTAGATACCGAAACTGTGAAGTGTTATTTAAAGTTATGCCATACAGTGATTATATGGTTTCAAAATACTTCCAACTAAGTGAACGAGCAAACAAGCGTTTAGAGCAATATGAATTAATGCAAAAGGGATACAAACGGCTGGTTGAAATTCTTGAGTGGAAGTTTGATATCTTGAAGAGATCTTTGAGTGAGGTTGAGAAAGACAAGTTGTTTTATGCGGAATGCTTGTTACTTAACACCTCATTAGCAAGAGAATTAAGTAAACTCGAAAATCTTGACAGCCCTTCTGGATATATATATTTAATTAAAGAGAAGCAAACTTATACCTACAAAATAGGAAGATCATCCAACATAAAAAATAGACTAGATGTTTTTGGGGTAAAACTACCATTTGAATGGGATATTGTTGCCATTTATAAAGTAGATAATGCTACAGAAACAGAGTCACAGCTTCATGTCCAATTTAAAGAAAAAAGGAAAATGGGTGAATGGTTTCAACTAGATTCCCATGATCTGATGAAATTCTATGCTTTTTTCAGTAAAACTAGCGTTGAAGAGCCATTACAAAGTTATGCTAGCTTTGAAAAAATATTGGAAGAACAAGAACTTAAGTTTAGACAAGAATTAAATGCAGATATAAATGAGACCGATATCTCTAAATTAAAAGACAGGATTTTAGAAGTGATAAATCAACAACCAAATCAACTTTGA
- a CDS encoding DUF3139 domain-containing protein, with the protein MKTSVVFIVKKKFIILIIIVVVVVFSYLAYYINTRNHINYLEDELKSYLINEKHYSENDIKSIQGHRGKMPKYWVDVVFNDEPNIIYKYTDRDVGEWRQIEPSASDLNNGLKYKHIENESN; encoded by the coding sequence ATAAAAACAAGTGTGGTGTTTATTGTGAAGAAGAAATTTATTATTCTAATAATAATAGTAGTGGTAGTAGTATTTTCTTATCTAGCTTATTATATAAATACTCGTAACCATATTAATTACCTTGAAGATGAGTTAAAATCCTACTTAATAAACGAAAAGCATTACTCCGAAAATGACATTAAAAGTATTCAGGGTCATCGTGGAAAAATGCCAAAGTATTGGGTAGATGTAGTTTTCAATGATGAGCCTAATATTATTTACAAATACACTGATAGAGATGTAGGAGAATGGCGTCAAATTGAGCCAAGTGCCTCTGACTTAAATAATGGTTTAAAATACAAACATATAGAAAATGAGTCAAACTAA
- a CDS encoding site-specific DNA-methyltransferase yields MIFNMDCITGAKQHLQDETIDLLIADPPYNLGFGGTTQTKTKKPRFNIIANDQLHPRDYQRFTFQWLQEAYRVLKPGRHIYVFIDWRMYPLLYLWMQRVGFIIKNCLVWNKVHMGMGWQYRYQHEFIIFAVKGKNKARRVSNRRATDIWPIPRIASQKTIHPTEKPAKLMESIILNSSQEGETVADFFLGSGPTVEAANKLGRKITGFEIDENYFNLANNRKKLPPL; encoded by the coding sequence ATGATCTTTAACATGGATTGCATAACTGGAGCAAAACAACACCTACAAGACGAAACTATTGACCTACTCATTGCAGATCCACCCTACAATCTAGGTTTTGGTGGCACTACGCAAACCAAGACGAAAAAGCCTAGATTTAACATCATCGCAAACGATCAGCTACACCCACGAGACTATCAGCGATTCACTTTTCAATGGCTCCAAGAAGCGTACAGGGTTTTAAAGCCTGGTAGACACATTTATGTGTTTATCGATTGGCGTATGTATCCCCTCTTATATTTGTGGATGCAGCGCGTGGGATTTATCATAAAAAACTGTCTGGTCTGGAACAAAGTACACATGGGGATGGGCTGGCAATACCGCTATCAACACGAGTTTATCATTTTTGCTGTAAAGGGTAAGAACAAGGCCCGTCGTGTTTCGAATCGTCGTGCAACGGACATCTGGCCAATACCACGAATCGCAAGTCAAAAGACCATTCATCCCACCGAGAAGCCTGCTAAACTTATGGAGAGTATCATTCTGAACAGTAGTCAGGAAGGTGAAACGGTAGCAGATTTTTTCTTAGGCTCTGGTCCAACAGTTGAAGCGGCAAACAAGCTTGGCCGTAAAATAACAGGCTTTGAAATAGATGAGAACTACTTTAATTTAGCAAATAACAGAAAAAAATTGCCTCCCTTATAG
- a CDS encoding mannosyl-glycoprotein endo-beta-N-acetylglucosamidase has translation MKPQDFIDKIAPSAVADMKKTKIPASLTIAQAILESAWGESGLTKQGNNLFGIKGTGPAGVCAMPTKENYNGQWTTITANFRAYNNWGESIADHSKLILNGTRDKPTRYHGVLGVDYKTACYAIHKGGYATDPDYPGKLIGLIEKYGLATYDKEEPTVKPEVANEIISHLQGQWAFYNQMGMKDKAVRIGQLADELRVASGQVVQNK, from the coding sequence ATGAAACCACAGGATTTTATAGATAAGATCGCGCCAAGTGCTGTAGCTGACATGAAGAAAACAAAGATACCTGCGTCTCTTACGATCGCTCAGGCTATCCTTGAATCAGCTTGGGGCGAAAGTGGACTAACTAAGCAAGGGAATAACTTGTTTGGTATCAAAGGAACAGGTCCAGCAGGCGTTTGTGCTATGCCTACAAAGGAGAATTATAACGGTCAATGGACGACCATCACAGCTAATTTCCGAGCTTACAACAACTGGGGAGAGTCTATTGCAGATCATTCTAAGCTAATTCTTAATGGTACGAGAGACAAGCCTACACGTTATCATGGCGTGCTAGGTGTTGATTATAAGACTGCTTGCTACGCAATCCACAAAGGTGGCTACGCAACTGATCCCGACTATCCAGGTAAGCTAATTGGATTGATTGAAAAATATGGTTTAGCTACATATGACAAGGAGGAACCAACAGTGAAACCAGAGGTAGCAAATGAAATTATCAGCCATTTACAAGGTCAGTGGGCTTTCTATAATCAGATGGGGATGAAGGATAAGGCTGTGAGGATTGGGCAGTTGGCGGATGAGTTGCGCGTTGCTAGTGGGCAAGTCGTACAGAATAAATAG
- a CDS encoding holin — translation MRLTMEIQTLFKPGNGIAALIGAVVLPWVDILYGAERREVLFFFCLIIGADWLTGVCASKREKTYSSDYGIRKGIPRTLFVFLLPVIANFFDAALQTPGFLFYGVIFGLSYHTWVSVTANTVRAGWGRIVPVSVMRLIGSELKAKSERSQKHKEGK, via the coding sequence ATGCGGCTAACAATGGAGATTCAAACCTTATTCAAACCAGGAAACGGTATTGCTGCTCTTATAGGAGCCGTGGTCCTCCCGTGGGTAGACATTCTATACGGTGCAGAACGTCGGGAAGTATTGTTTTTCTTCTGTCTAATAATTGGAGCAGATTGGCTTACAGGTGTTTGTGCATCGAAAAGAGAGAAAACCTATTCATCTGATTATGGAATCAGGAAAGGGATACCACGTACTCTATTCGTTTTCTTGTTACCCGTAATTGCTAATTTTTTTGACGCTGCCTTACAGACTCCTGGATTCCTTTTTTATGGAGTCATATTTGGCTTGTCCTACCACACATGGGTAAGCGTAACAGCAAATACGGTGCGCGCGGGATGGGGGCGGATAGTACCTGTATCTGTTATGAGACTTATAGGTTCGGAACTGAAGGCAAAATCAGAACGTTCCCAAAAGCATAAGGAGGGGAAATGA
- a CDS encoding integrase, which produces MNNLAYEKQLHINRLVDRPNTYNFHQNEDGTVSIIPAWEQIAGTPVDEIRLNYIEDGIYNAHFLIEKASRRISRIEAHLDIDSRGVSGAQARFADTYDGQTDPVLQLDETKTYATTALASSVSTVAISVASTTGFTVGQEVTICDDVAFENQTITAIGSGKITLPKLVNSYKKGAIIARSTVNRDTAVQKMRIGGWNTHTITVKQA; this is translated from the coding sequence GTGAATAATTTGGCGTATGAAAAACAGCTCCACATCAACCGTCTTGTTGATCGCCCCAACACATACAACTTTCATCAAAATGAAGACGGTACAGTTTCCATTATCCCTGCGTGGGAACAGATTGCAGGTACGCCTGTAGATGAAATTCGATTGAATTACATTGAGGATGGGATTTATAATGCCCACTTTTTGATTGAAAAAGCGAGTCGCCGTATTTCCCGGATAGAAGCACATTTAGACATTGATAGCCGCGGAGTCTCAGGAGCACAGGCAAGATTTGCAGATACCTATGATGGGCAGACCGACCCAGTTTTACAATTGGATGAGACGAAAACCTATGCCACAACAGCACTAGCCTCTAGTGTTTCTACTGTGGCTATTTCTGTTGCCTCAACAACAGGCTTCACGGTTGGACAAGAAGTTACGATTTGTGATGATGTAGCTTTTGAGAACCAAACAATTACAGCAATTGGATCAGGGAAGATAACCCTTCCTAAGCTGGTCAACAGCTACAAAAAAGGAGCCATAATCGCACGATCAACAGTGAATCGTGATACAGCTGTGCAGAAGATGAGAATCGGTGGTTGGAATACACACACGATTACGGTCAAGCAGGCATAA
- a CDS encoding DUF2313 domain-containing protein yields MGFKDFLFSFFPSGWLNPKLEGNKRFFNGIGNSLDYVYDLAHQVELESSVSTAVLTLSDREIEYGLAPDPSLDVESRRSRLLARMQEEDGPVNTEDFEKALGVLSSGVAKVIPNHNNYSVLYHLTVTSSFHLNLTLLEEYIRRNKLAHYAHSFRIGGLTNILTYSTNRSEPIYESIPLYCGAFYAGGENDLC; encoded by the coding sequence ATGGGGTTTAAAGATTTTCTCTTTAGTTTCTTTCCTTCTGGATGGCTCAACCCTAAATTAGAAGGAAACAAACGATTTTTTAATGGCATTGGTAATTCGCTAGATTACGTCTATGACCTTGCTCATCAAGTCGAATTAGAATCATCTGTTTCGACAGCAGTTCTTACTTTGTCTGATAGAGAAATAGAATACGGTCTTGCTCCTGATCCGTCACTTGATGTTGAGTCGCGTAGATCCCGATTACTGGCTCGAATGCAAGAGGAAGACGGTCCGGTTAATACGGAAGATTTTGAGAAGGCGTTGGGGGTCCTATCGAGCGGCGTAGCAAAGGTTATTCCGAATCATAATAATTATTCGGTTCTTTATCACTTAACAGTGACCAGCAGTTTTCATTTAAATTTAACACTGTTGGAGGAATATATCCGGAGAAATAAGCTTGCTCATTATGCCCATTCATTTCGCATTGGCGGATTGACTAACATATTAACCTATTCCACCAATCGTTCAGAACCCATCTATGAGAGCATCCCTTTGTATTGTGGCGCATTCTATGCCGGAGGTGAAAACGACTTATGCTAA
- a CDS encoding baseplate J family protein: protein MKFPTKDELTQELVTYIAGEGKVITDLSNQWFIKFLILALRESLFAIIIVIQSVYEQITTLGAKGEILDQRGSESGVDRKQPLKAVHSVTIWKSAPVYEDTPVPDLFLLTTTPNGSSPPIMFRVLEGQNKRIVAGQSSVENVLIECEQEGEVGNVLPNSINLIAQAGFDYVTDSKIVSYGTDLEDEEVYRGRILDRKRRPGRGGAEDDYKFWAETVQGVVSARVIPLRRGNGTIDIIITGVNGIPDQEVIKRCQAFVDKKAAAGMNEGGILVIGPKPVTINVTLSHTVWTFGFDLNSGSPYVIDNLKNYIEKTSNKDRIIRLLDLITTAKQTFEPTDSKKKNPILLDFVMEHPLENRVLAEDEMAIVGEISLK from the coding sequence TTGAAATTTCCAACAAAAGATGAACTCACACAAGAACTTGTCACCTATATAGCGGGTGAGGGAAAAGTGATTACGGATTTATCGAATCAGTGGTTTATCAAGTTCTTAATCCTTGCCCTACGGGAATCTCTGTTTGCGATTATTATCGTGATCCAATCCGTGTATGAACAAATAACCACCCTTGGGGCAAAGGGCGAAATACTGGACCAGAGAGGGTCAGAATCCGGTGTCGATCGGAAACAGCCTCTGAAAGCTGTTCACTCTGTAACCATTTGGAAAAGTGCACCTGTATATGAGGACACGCCTGTTCCTGATCTTTTCTTGTTAACAACAACGCCAAACGGTAGCAGCCCACCCATCATGTTTCGAGTGTTAGAAGGCCAAAACAAGAGAATTGTTGCTGGTCAGAGCTCCGTTGAAAACGTGCTGATTGAATGTGAACAAGAAGGTGAAGTTGGGAATGTGCTACCCAATTCTATCAACCTTATTGCCCAAGCAGGCTTTGACTACGTGACTGATTCAAAGATAGTTAGTTACGGAACCGACCTGGAAGATGAGGAAGTCTATCGTGGAAGAATTTTGGATAGAAAACGCAGACCTGGGCGCGGTGGTGCTGAAGACGACTATAAATTTTGGGCAGAGACAGTCCAAGGCGTTGTTTCAGCTAGAGTGATTCCTTTGCGTCGAGGTAATGGAACGATCGATATTATCATAACCGGTGTTAACGGTATTCCAGATCAGGAAGTCATAAAGCGATGCCAAGCTTTTGTTGATAAGAAAGCGGCAGCGGGCATGAATGAAGGTGGCATTCTTGTCATTGGGCCTAAACCAGTAACAATCAACGTTACTCTATCCCATACCGTTTGGACATTTGGCTTTGATCTTAATTCAGGATCTCCTTACGTAATAGACAATTTAAAAAACTATATCGAGAAAACATCTAATAAAGATCGTATCATTCGATTACTGGATCTCATCACGACCGCAAAACAAACGTTTGAACCGACAGACTCGAAAAAGAAAAACCCTATCTTACTTGATTTTGTCATGGAACATCCTCTTGAAAATAGGGTGTTAGCTGAAGATGAAATGGCCATAGTTGGGGAAATAAGCTTGAAATAA
- a CDS encoding DUF2634 domain-containing protein: protein MTDFGNDVMIANGEIVWNGDEIVMVEGERNVLQQAYLRCMADLGESSFFPEYGSTLRGYLGKPFTKENKLAAKIAAESEVTQRLLMVGDGWIEEVLRCDVSLVKVAEQDMIFVQATVRIRGEETPQEMEWRF, encoded by the coding sequence ATGACGGACTTTGGAAATGACGTAATGATCGCAAATGGCGAAATCGTTTGGAACGGTGACGAAATTGTCATGGTGGAAGGCGAACGAAACGTTTTACAGCAAGCGTATCTACGATGCATGGCAGATTTAGGAGAGAGTTCATTCTTTCCTGAGTACGGCAGTACGTTAAGAGGTTATCTGGGCAAGCCATTTACAAAAGAAAATAAGTTAGCAGCTAAGATAGCAGCCGAATCCGAAGTCACTCAGCGCTTATTGATGGTAGGTGACGGGTGGATTGAGGAAGTATTACGATGTGACGTTTCCTTGGTTAAAGTCGCTGAGCAAGACATGATCTTCGTACAAGCAACGGTGCGGATACGCGGAGAAGAAACACCTCAAGAGATGGAATGGAGATTCTAA